Proteins co-encoded in one Lates calcarifer isolate ASB-BC8 linkage group LG17, TLL_Latcal_v3, whole genome shotgun sequence genomic window:
- the notch2 gene encoding neurogenic locus notch homolog protein 2 has product MEQIPGFSSGKSLVFVFCFIPLSLALQCMDDNAPCVNNATCLTFTNGTEYCRCAPGFLGEYCQHMDPCQPGYCLNGGNCSVSMLAGVPVPGSATCTCPLGFTGQHCKTPQNSTCYPNNPCANQGVCTLLSLDKYKCECARGWTGPRCEHEDSCLSSPCANGGKCSSLSAGSFTCSCPLGYTGPRCLNDTNECAATPSICQNEGVCLNTLGSYKCNCAPGFTGRHCESSYIPCSPSPCLNGGTCHQNSETSYSCHCLPGFNGTNCENNIDDCPGHQCANGGTCMDGVNTYNCQCPPEWTGQHCTEDVDECRLQPNTCQNGGTCSNLIGSYVCVCVNGWSGPDCSENIDDCATASCSPGSTCIDRVASFICVCPHGKTGLLCHRDDACISNPCREGSQCDTNPISGMFNCNCPPGYVGSTCNIDRDECSIGTNPCEHGGQCVNTDGSFTCNCVRGYAGPRCEQDVNECASNPCQNDGTCLDRIGDYTCICMPGFEGTHCEIEVDECLSSPCLNQGKCLDQVSRFVCECPAGFSGEMCQIDIDECSSTPCLNGAKCIDRPNGYDCECAEGFTGLLCEENINDCVPEPCHHGVCKDGIATYSCECHPGYTGSICNIQVQECHSNPCQNRGRCIDLVNAYQCNCPQGTTGLNCEINEDDCASNPCEYGECHDGINEYKCVCAPGYTGVKCDVEINECNSNPCMSGGTCVDKVNGFHCLCPPSTHGPLCLSGTDHCAPQPCVHGECIEQQHGYRCECEAGWVGQHCDQEKDECQPNPCQNGGTCLDRHNGYTCMCQPGFRGVSCEKNIDECASGPCLNHGFCIDGVNSYTCQCSPPFTGKHCEVEQAPCASHPCERGGVCHPSADYTSYTCRCPSGWQGQRCSDDVNECKNNPCRNGGHCMNSPGSYTCKCQPGYSGHNCQTDIDDCSPNPCLNGGSCVDDVGSFSCDCRKGFKGERCETEVDECASQPCKNGAICQDYVNSFVCTCRPGFDGILCDHNILECTESSCLNNGTCIDDINTFSCHCRPGFYGKFCEYEQNECDSQPCKNGGTCTDSLGTYRCTCPMGFSGQNCQNFVNVCSQVRCHNGGSCSQTKTSWICHCKMGWTGLYCDVPNMSCQDFAARQGLEVENVCKNAGRCVNVGNTHQCQCQPGYMGSYCEEMVDECQSNPCRNGATCKDYQGTYECVCKPGYQGVNCEYDVDECHSKPCLNGGTCINLINRFSCICPPGTHGLKCEVNEDDCAPKPGTFEPRCRNGGQCLDEVGRYKCSCPQGFKGEHCEGDVNECNSKPCHAPGSLDCVQLVNNYQCRCRLGYTGRHCESMVDLCLSKPCHNGGICSMNMSSVHGYICSCAPGFTGFSCDIEIGGHCARLHCQNGGRCVESPAGHLYCQCQPGFTGLHCENEQRCLWNCQNGGTCIKDPSNPNQYSCRCPMNFSGRYCEKTLPMPSPPTCPYPQCKQQSADKVCDDQCNNNECQWDGGDCSLNWQQPWINCTASVPCWDLFKNGRCDKECDNPGCLFDSFECQETPPAICKYDKYCADHYQNGICDQSCYTEACGWDGLDCSTDSPAQAAVGTLVIVVRLQPKELLGDLNGFLRSLGALLHTNLQVKRDKNNQPMVFPYYGVEDKKGQHGQRNRNRRELDREVIGSEVHLQIDNRECSHSSVKCFSNTDEAASFIAAAHIKADLPYPLVSVDSDLTPIDETPTLMYLIGVAVVIVLLILVLGMLAAKRKHKHGVLWLPDGFLANKNDKRREPVGQDDFDMKNFKTQDGAMIDGGQNQRWLDEEVPSKKPRTEDKPLLPIAMDGGIDRREWTLQHRKAADITLTPPQADLDADCLDVNVKGPDGFTPLMLASLRNGGGPDCSLHGEEEEESGGDEPGPSVISDLIAQGASLMAQTDRTGETALHLAARYARADAAKRLLDAGADPNAHDNMGRTPLHAAVAADAQGVFQILIRNRATELDARMNDGTTPLILAARLAVEGMVEELIHCHADINAVDDHGKSALHWAAAVNNVEATLVLLKNGANRDMQDNKEETPLFLAAREGSFEAAQVLLDHYSNRDITDHLDRLPRDTAQERMHHDIVRLLDQYNLVHSPHNGPNHMGGGGNSVMCGANGAGFIGMRPGPQGKKSRRGGGGAKVGGVGGGAKELKDMKAKRRKKPAGGEGTGVGAGVGGGSGGGTGGGSANGVKAAGGLPESSVTMSPVDSLESPHSYTGDVSGAVSTTANSPPLLSSPTSRPMLPPVSHMLGQQQGWVGMTKHGYSGHMFGLVPHQMGGSHPGMGQHHGQGPMLTPMNVTMSREQLPPIVTFQMMAPGGGQAMLKQPQPGQVQVTQSQGQNQSQGHSQQAPSHLHCPQSMMYQIPEQMSMPHGLSHTLQHPHTVGHGGIEGQSRQLPSYPPMQSPVDKYPTPPSQHSYVTAGSEGTTPGHSAHPPSEHPYLTPSPESPDPWSSSSPHSNSDWSDVTTSPTPLGNPHHALPSSHHTHIPEQVQPQPQTQQMQQASQQPQLGNMQVFA; this is encoded by the exons CTCTGCAATGTATGGATGATAACGCGCCCTGTGTTAACAACGCTACGTGTCTGACCTTTACCAATGGCACAGAGTACTGCAG gTGTGCACCTGGCTTCTTGGGTGAGTACTGCCAACACATGGACCCTTGTCAACCTGGCTACTGCCTGAATGGAGGGAACTGCTCAGTGTCCATGTTAGCTGGTGTTCCTGTACCAGGCAGCGCCACCTGCACCTGCCCTCTTGGCTTCACCGGACAACACTGCAAAACTCCCCAGAACTCCACGTGTTACCCCAACAACCCCTGTGCCAACCAGGGTGTCTGCACCCTGCTGTCTCTTGACAAATACAAGTGCGAGTGTGCCAGAGGATGGACAG GACCACGGTGTGAGCATGAAGACAGCTGTCTATCTAGTCCTTGTGCCAACGGTGGAAAGTGcagctctctgtctgctggTAGCTTCACGTGCTCCTGTCCTCTTGGCTACACAGGTCCTCGCTGCCTTAATGACACAAATGAATGTGCTGCCACACCCTCAATATGTCAGAATGAAGGAGTATGTCTCAACACCCTTGGCTCGTACAA GTGCAACTGTGCCCCGGGTTTTACGGGCCGACATTGTGAAAGCTCATACATCCCGTGCTCTCCTTCACCCTGCCTAAATGGAGGCACCTGCCACCAGAACTCTGAAACCAGCTACTCATGCCACTGCCTCCCAG GTTTCAATGGGACTAACTGTGAGAACAACATTGACGACTGCCCCGGTCATCAGTGTGCCAATGGAGGAACCTGTATGGACGGTGTCAACACCTACAACTGTCAGTGCCCTCCAGAGTGGACTG GTCAGCACTGCACAGAGGATGTAGATGAGTGTCGTCTGCAGCCAAACACTTGCCAGAATGGAGGTACCTGCAGCAACCTGATTGGCAGctacgtctgtgtgtgtgttaatggctGGAGTGGCCCTGACTGCTCTGAAAACATCGATGACTGTGCCACAGCTTCATGCAGCCCAGGCTCCACATGCATCGACCGTGTTGCCTCTTTTATCTGCGTCTGCCCTCATGGAAAGACAG GTTTGCTGTGCCATAGAGATGACGCCTGTATCAGTAACCCCTGCAGAGAGGGCTCTCAGTGTGACACCAATCCCATCAGTGGCATGTTCAACTGCAACTGTCCACCTGGATATGTAGGCAGCACCTGCAACATCGATAGAGATGAATGCAGCATTG GTACCAACCCTTGCGAGCATGGCGGTCAGTGTGTGAACACCGATGGCTCCTTCACTTGTAACTGTGTTAGGGGTTACGCTGGGCCACGGTGTGAACAAGATGTCAACGAGTGTGCTTCAAACCCCTGCCAGAATGACGGCACTTGTCTGGATCGCATTGGGGACTACACCTGCATCTGCATGCCTG GATTTGAGGGGACTCATTGTGAGATAGAGGTGGATGAGTGTCTCAGCTCCCCCTGTCTGAATCAGGGTAAATGTTTGGACCAAGTCAGCCGCTTTGTCTGCGAGTGCCCAGCAG GTTTCAGTGGTGAAATGTGCCAGATAGACATTGATGAGTGCTCCAGCACACCCTGTTTAAATGGGGCCAAGTGCATCGACCGACCCAACGGATATGATTGTGAATGTGCTGAAG GCTTCACTGGTCTCCTTTGTGAGGAGAACATCAATGACTGCGTACCTGAGCCATGCCACCATGGTGTGTGTAAAGATGGCATTGCCACCTACTCCTGTGAGTGCCACCCTGGATACACCGGCTCCATCTGTAATATCCAGGTCCAGGAGTGCCACAGCAACCCCTGTCAGAACCGAGGGCGCTGCATTGACCTGGTCAATGCTTACCAATGTAACTGTCCACAAGGAACTACAG GGCTAAACTGTGAGATCAATGAAGATGACTGTGCCAGCAACCCCTGTGAGTACGGAGAATGCCACGACGGCATTAACGAGTACAAATGCGTGTGCGCCCCAGGATACACAG GAGTTAAATGCGATGTGGAGATCAATGAGTGTAACTCAAACCCATGTATGAGCGGAGGAACGTGCGTGGACAAGGTCAACGGGTTCCACTGCCTGTGCCCACCCAGCACCCATGGCCCTCTGTGCCTCTCTGGGACAGACCACTGTGCTCCTCAGCCTTGTGTGCATGGAGAATGTATTGAACAGCAACATGG GTACCGCTGTGAGTGTGAGGCTGGCTGGGTGGGACAGCACTGTGACCAGGAAAAGGATGAGTGCCAGCCCAATCCTTGCCAAAATGGTGGCACCTGTTTGGACCGACATAATGGCTACACCTGCATGTGCCAACCTGGATTTAGAG GTGTGAGCTGTGAGAAAAACATAGATGAATGTGCATCTGGGCCCTGTCTAAACCATGGCTTTTGTATAGATGGAGTCAATAGTTACACGTGCCAGTGTAGTCCACCATTCACAG GTAAACACTGTGAAGTGGAGCAGGCTCCCTGTGCCTCTCATCcatgtgagagaggaggagtgtgtcACCCATCTGCAGACTACACCTCTTACACCTGTCGGTGTCCCAGTGGTTGGCAAG GTCAGcgctgcagtgatgatgtgaatGAATGCAAAAACAACCCTTGCAGAAATGGTGGTCATTGCATGAACAGCCCAGGCAGCTACACGTGTAAATGTCAACCTGGATACAGCGGACACAACTGTCAGACAGACATTGACGACTGCTCACCCA ACCCATGCCTGAATGGAGGTTCTTGCGTGGACGATGTTGGGAGTTTCTCTTGTGACTGCCGTAAGGGTTTTAAAGGGGAGCGATGTGAGACTGAGGTAGATGAGTGTGCCAGCCAGCCCTGCAAGAACGGTGCCATCTGCCAGGACTACGTCAACAGCTTTGTGTGCACGTGCCGACCGGGCTTTGATGGAATCCTGTGTGATCACAACATCCTTGAATGTACTGAGAG CTCCTGCCTGAATAATGGGACTTGCATTGATGACATCAACACCTTCTCTTGCCATTGCCGTCCTGGTTTTTACGGGAAGTTCTGTGAGTACGAGCAGAATGAGTGCGACTCTCAGCCCTGTAAGAATGGAGGAACCTGCACTGACAGCCTGGGCACCTATCGTTGCACCTGCCCCATGGGATTCAGTGGACAGAATTGCCAG aACTTTGTAAACGTGTGCAGCCAGGTCCGCTGTCACAATGGCGGCTCCTGTTCTCAGACAAAAACCTCCTGGATTTGCCACTGTAAAATGGGATGGACGGGACTTTACTGTGACGTCCCCAACATGTCCTGCCAGGACTTTGCTGCTAGACAAG GTCTGGAAGTGGAGAATGTGTGTAAGAATGCTGGGAGGTGTGTAAACGTGGGTAATACCCACCAGTGTCAGTGCCAGCCGGGATACATGGGCAGCTACTGTGAAGAGATGGTTGATGAGTGTCAGTCAAATCCTTGTCGCAATGGAGCAACATGCAAAGACTATCAGGGCACCTACGAGTGTGTT TGCAAACCAGGCTACCAGGGGGTGAACTGTGAGTATGATGTGGATGAATGCCACTCTAAGCCCTGCCTCAATGGAGGAACCTGTATCAATCTCATAAACCGCTTCAGCTGCATTTGCCCTCCAGGAACACATG GGCTAAAGTGTGAAGTGAATGAGGATGACTGTGCGCCCAAGCCTGGCACCTTTGAACCTCGCTGTCGGAACGGAGGACAGTGTCTGGACGAGGTGGGCCGTTACAAATGCTCCTGCCCTCAAGGATTCAAAGGCGAACACTGTGAGGGAGATGTCAACGAATGCAATTCTAAGCCCTGCCACGCTCCCGGCAGCCTCGACTGCGTGCAGCTCGTCAACAATTACCAGTGTCGCTGTCGACTCGGATACACGG gtCGTCACTGTGAGTCTATGGTGGATCTGTGTCTGTCTAAGCCATGCCACAACGGTGGCATCTGCTCTATGAACATGAGCTCAGTTCATGGCTACATCTGCTCCTGTGCCCCT GGCTTCACTGGGTTCAGCTGTGACATAGAAATAGGAGGCCACTGTGCAAGACTCCACTGCCAGAATGGTGGGCGCTGTGTGGAGTCACCAGCCGGCCACCTTTACTGCCAGTGCCAGCCAGGCTTCACTGGGCTACACTGCGAGAACGAACAGAGGTGTCTGTGGAACTGCCAGAATGGAGGAACCTGCATCAAAGACCCGTCCAACCCGAACCAGTACAGCTGCCGTTGTCCCATGAACTTCTCTGGACGatactgtgagaaaacactCCCCATGCCAAGTCCTCCAACCTGCCCCTATCCGCAGTGCAAGCAGCAGTCAGCGGATAAAGTGTGTGACGATCAGTGTAACAACAATGAATGCCAGTGGGATGGAGGCGACTGCTCACTTAACTGGCAACAGCCTTGGATTAACTGCACTGCCTCTGTTCCCTGCTGGGATCTCTTTAAAAATGGACGTTGTGATAAGGAGTGTGACAACCCTGGGTGCCTCTTCGACAGCTTTGAGTGCCAGGAGACCCCACCGGCCATCTGCAA GTATGACAAGTACTGTGCAGACCACTACCAAAACGGCATCTGTGACCAGAGCTGCTACACGGAGGCTTGTGGCTGGGACGGCCTGGATTGTTCTACTGACAGTCCAGCCCAAGCGGCAGTCGGCACGCTGGTTATCGTGGTCCGGCTGCAACCTAAGGAGCTGCTTGGAGACTTAAATGGTTTCTTGCGCTCCCTGGGTGCCCTGCTGCACACCAACCTGCAGGTGAAGCGAGATAAAAACAATCAGCCGATGGTGTTCCCTTACTATGGGGTGGAGGATAAGAAGGGACAACATggacagaggaacagaaacagGCGGGAGCTGGACAGGGAGGTCATTGG CTCTGAGGTGCACCTACAAATCGACAACCGTGAATGTTCCCACAGCTCAGTCAAGTGTTTCTCCAACACAGATGAGGCTGCATCATTCATTGCAGCAGCACATATCAAGGCTGATCTGCCTTACCCTCTAGTGTCTGTTGACA GTGACCTGACACCAATAGATGAGACACCAACTCTGATGTACCTGATTGGAGTGGCAGTAGTTATTGTTCTGCTTATCCTGGTGCTGGGGATGCTGGCAGccaagaggaaacacaaacatggtgTCCTGTGGCTGCCCGATGGTTTCTTGGCcaataaaaatgacaagagGAGAGAGCCTGTCGGACAAGATGACTTTGACATGAA GAATTTCAAGACCCAGGATGGAGCCATGATTGATGGAGGTCAGAATCAGAGATGGCTGGATGAAGAGGTCCCATCCAAGAAACCAAGA ACTGAAGACAAACCCTTGCTGCCCATCGCTATGGACGGAGGCATCGACCGAAGGGAGTGGACCCTGCAGCACCGAAAGGCTGCTGACATCACGCTTACTCCCCCACAGGCCGACCTGGATGCTGACTGTCTGGACGTTAATGTCAAGGGACCTG ATGGCTTCACCCCGCTGATGTTGGCATCACTACGTAATGGTGGAGGTCCGGACTGCAGCCTGCacggagaagaggaggaagagagcgGAGGAGATGAACCAGGACCAAGCGTCATTTCAGACCTGATCGCTCAAGGTGCCTCACTGATGGCCCAGACTGACCGCACAGGAGAAACGGCGCTCCACCTGGCTGCCCGGTATGCCAGAGCTGATGCTGCTAAGAGACTGCTGGATGCTGGAGCTGATCCTAACGCCCATGACAACATGGGCAGAACTCCTCTGCATGCTGCTGTGGCGGCCGATGCCCAGGGAGTCTTCCAG ATTCTGATCCGTAACCGTGCAACAGAGCTGGACGCCCGGATGAATGACGGCACTACTCCCCTGATCCTGGCAGCCAGGCTAGCTGTGGAGGGCATGGTGGAAGAGCTGATCCACTGCCACGCTGACATCAACGCAGTAGACGACCATG GTAAATCTGCTCTGCACTGGGCAGCTGCAGTTAATAATGTGGAGGCTACTCTTGTGCTTTTGAAGAATGGAGCCAACCGTGACATGCAAGACAACAAg gaggagACCCCACTCTTTCTGGCAGCCAGAGAAGGCAGCTTTGAGGCAGCTCAGGTTCTCCTTGACCACTACTCCAACCGTGACATCACTGATCACCTGGATCGGCTGCCCCGCGATACAGCTCAAGAACGCATGCATCATGACATAGTCCGCCTGCTGGACCAGTATAATCTGGTTCACAGTCCACACAATGGGCCTAACCACATGGGCGGAGGAGGAAACTCTGTCATGTGTGGGGCCAACGGAGCAGGCTTCATCGGCATGCGCCCTGGACCACAGGGGAAGAAGAGcaggaggggtggaggtggggctAAGGTGGGAGGTGTTGGCGGGGGAGCGAAGGAGCTGAAAGACATGAAGGcgaagagaagaaagaagccCGCTGGAGGTGAGGGGACTGGCGTGGGTGctggagtgggaggaggaagtggaggaggtaCAGGAGGAGGGAGTGCAAATGGCGTCAAGGCAGCGGGAGGACTTCCGGAAagctctgtcaccatgtcaccCGTCGACTCCCTGGAATCACCACACTCGTACACGGGTGACGTGTCTGGTGCCGTCTCCACAACAGCGAACTCTCCTCCCCTTCTAAGCAGCCCCACCTCCAGACCGATGCTGCCCCCCGTTAGCCACATGCTGGGACAGCAGCAGGGCTGGGTGGGCATGACCAAGCACGGCTACAGCGGCCACATGTTTGGCCTCGTACCGCACCAGATGGGGGGATCTCACCCTGGCATGGGCCAGCACCACGGCCAGGGCCCAATGCTGACCCCCATGAACGTCACCatgagcagagagcagctgccACCtattgtcacatttcagatgatGGCTCCTGGAGGAGGCCAGGCCATGCTGAAGCAGCCACAGCCGGGGCAGGTACAAGTCACGCAGTCCCAGGGACAGAACCAGAGTCAAGGTCACTCCCAGCAGGCGCCAAGCCACCTCCACTGCCCCCAGAGCATGATGTACCAGATCCCGGAGCAGATGAGCATGCCGCACGGGCTCTCCCACACCCTGCAGCACCCCCACACCGTTGGCCACGGAGGGATCGAAGGCCAGTCTCGACAGCTGCCCTCCTATCCGCCCATGCAGAGCCCTGTGGATAAATACCCCACGCCCCCCTCCCAGCACAGTTACGTCACCGCCGGCTCAGAGGGCACCACCCCTGGCCACTCTGCCCACCCACCCAGCGAGCACCCATATCTCACCCCATCACCCGAATCCCCAGACCCTTGGTCGTCCTCTTCGCCACACTCCAACTCAGACTGGTCTGACGTCACCACCAGCCCCACCCCTCTGGGGAACCCCCACCATGCACTGCCATCGtcgcaccacacacacattccagaGCAGGTGCAGCCACAGCCGCAGACGCAACAAATGCAGCAGGCCTCTCAACAGCCTCAGCTTGGAAACATGCAGGTGTTTGCATAG